One stretch of Glycine soja cultivar W05 chromosome 7, ASM419377v2, whole genome shotgun sequence DNA includes these proteins:
- the LOC114418128 gene encoding pentatricopeptide repeat-containing protein At1g15510, chloroplastic-like, with translation MAAFAKPSHSQLRAQRDHPLLPSTSTSTSSNFKLKTFTFSHNLHTLHPPFRKAKHICVSNSATTTTSLSSNHNPNSHIYQLCLLGNLDRAMSYLDSMHELRIPVEDDAYVALIRLCEWKRARKEGSRVYSYVSISMSHLSLQLGNALLSMFVRFGNLVDAWYAFGRMEKRNLFSWNVLVGGYAKAGLFDEALDLYHRMLWVGVKPDVYTFPCVLRTCGGMPNLVRGREIHVHVIRYGFESDVDVVNALITMYVKCGDVNTARLVFDKMPNRDRISWNAMISGYFENGVCLEGLRLFGMMIKYPVDPDLMTMTSVITACELLGDDRLGRQIHGYVLRTEFGRDPSIHNSLIPMYSSVGLIEEAETVFSRTECRDVVSWTAMISGYENCLMPQKALETYKMMEAEGIMPDEITIAIVLSACSCLCNLDMGMNLHEVAKQKGLVSYSIVANSLIDMYAKCKCIDKALEIFHSTLEKNIVSWTSIILGLRINNRCFEALFFFREMIRRLKPNSVTLVCVLSACARIGALTCGKEIHAHALRTGVSFDGFMPNAILDMYVRCGRMEYAWKQFFSVDHEVTSWNILLTGYAERGKGAHATELFQRMVESNVSPNEVTFISILCACSRSGMVAEGLEYFNSMKYKYSIMPNLKHYACVVDLLGRSGKLEEAYEFIQKMPMKPDPAVWGALLNSCRIHHHVELGELAAENIFQDDTTSVGYYILLSNLYADNGKWDKVAEVRKMMRQNGLIVDPGCSWVEVKGTVHAFLSSDNFHPQIKEINALLERFYKKMKEAGVEGPESSHMDIMEASKADIFCGHSERLAIVFGLINSGPGMPIWVTKNLYMCQSCHNIVKFISREVRREISVRDAEQFHHFKGGICSCTDEAYRS, from the coding sequence ATGGCTGCGTTCGCTAAACCCTCCCATTCCCAACTTCGTGCTCAAAGGGATcatcctcttcttccttctaCTTCAACTTCAACTTCCAGCAACTTCAAGCTCAAAACATTCACTTTCTCCCACAACTTGCACACACTTCACCCCCCTTTTAGAAAAGCTAAACATATTTGTGTCTCGAATTCTGCCACTACTACCACCTCCCTCAGCAGCAACCACAACCCAAACTCTCATATTTACCAACTGTGCCTTCTTGGGAACTTGGACCGTGCCATGAGCTACTTAGACTCCATGCACGAGCTTCGAATTCCCGTTGAAGATGATGCTTACGTTGCCTTGATACGGCTGTGTGAGTGGAAGAGGGCAAGGAAAGAAGGATCTCGTGTTTACTCCTATGTTTCCATTTCCATGTCCCATTTGAGTCTTCAACTGGGGAATGCCCTTTTGAGCATGTTTGTGAGGTTTGGGAACTTGGTGGATGCTTGGTATGCTTTTGGGAGAATGGAGAAGAGGAATTTGTTCTCTTGGAATGTTTTGGTTGGTGGGTATGCTAAAGCTGGCCTCTTTGATGAGGCTTTGGACCTCTATCATAGAATGTTGTGGGTTGGTGTGAAACCTGATGTTTACACTTTCCCTTGCGTTTTGAGGACTTGTGGTGGCATGCCTAACTTGGTGAGGGGTAGAGAGATCCATGTTCATGTCATAAGGTATGGGTTTGAATCAGATGTCGATGTGGTTAATGCTTTGATAACTATGTATGTGAAATGTGGGGATGTCAATACTGCTAGGTTGGTGTTCGACAAAATGCCTAATAGAGACAGGATTTCGTGGAATGCCATGATTTCTGGGTATTTTGAAAACGGGGTGTGTTTGGAGGGACTGAGATTGTTTGGCATGATGATCAAATATCCGGTTGATCCAGATTTGATGACCATGACCAGTGTGATTACTGCATGTGAACTTCTGGGTGATGATAGATTGGGGAGGCAGATTCATGGTTATGTTCTGAGAACGGAGTTCGGGAGAGACCCTTCAATTCATAATTCGTTAATTCCAATGTACTCATCTGTTGGACTTATTGAGGAAGCTGAAACAGTTTTCTCTCGAACAGAATGTAGAGATGTGGTATCGTGGACTGCGATGATATCAGGTTATGAGAACTGTTTGATGCCTCAGAAAGCTCTTGAGACATATAAAATGATGGAAGCAGAAGGTATCATGCCAGATGAAATCACCATAGCCATAGTACTCTCTGCTTGTTCTTGCTTATGCAATTTAGACATGGGGATGAACCTTCATGAGGTAGCCAAGCAGAAAGGGCTCGTCTCTTATTCGATAGTTGCAAACTCACTCATTGACATGTATGCCAAGTGTAAATGCATTGACAAGGCCTTAGAGATTTTCCATTCTACTCTTGAGAAGAATATTGTATCTTGGACATCTATAATCCTTGGTCTTCGCATCAACAACCGGTGTTTTGAAGCTTTATTTTTCTTCAGGGAGATGATTCGTAGACTGAAGCCAAACTCTGTTACTTTAGTTTGTGTCCTTTCTGCATGTGCTAGAATAGGAGCTTTGACATGTGGAAAAGAGATCCATGCCCATGCATTGAGAACTGGAGTAAGCTTTGATGGTTTTATGCCCAATGCAATTTTAGATATGTATGTAAGGTGTGGAAGAATGGAATATgcttggaaacaatttttctcagtTGATCATGAAGTTACCTCATGGAACATTTTGCTAACAGGATATGCAGAACGTGGGAAAGGAGCACATGCTACTGAGCTTTTTCAGAGAATGGTAGAGTCAAACGTTAGTCCTAATGAAGTTACATTTATCTCCATATTATGTGCTTGCAGCAGATCAGGTATGGTGGCAGAAGGCTTAGAATATTTTAACAGCATGAAGTATAAGTACTCTATTATGCCTAATCTGAAACATTATGCATGTGTGGTTGATTTACTTGGCCGTTCTGGGAAATTGGAGGAAGCTTATGAATTCATACAGAAAATGCCAATGAAACCAGACCCAGCAGTTTGGGGAGCTTTATTAAATTCATGTAGGATTCACCATCATGTTGAACTTGGGGAGCTTGCTGCAGAGAATATCTTTCAAGATGATACAACAAGTGTTGGATACTACATTCTTCTCTCTAATCTTTATGCTGACAATGGTAAATGGGACAAGGTTGCAGAagtaagaaaaatgatgagacaGAATGGGCTCATAGTAGATCCTGGATGCAGCTGGGTGGAAGTCAAGGGTACAGTGCATGCTTTTCTCAGCAGTGATAACTTTCACCCTCAAATAAAGGAAATCAATGCACTTCTGGAGCGGTTTTATAAGAAGATGAAGGAAGCTGGTGTTGAAGGGCCAGAAAGCAGTCATATGGACATAATGGAAGCTTCCAAGGCTGATATATTTTGTGGGCACAGTGAGAGACTGGCCATTGTCTTTGGGCTTATTAATTCTGGCCCTGGGATGCCTATTTGGGTGACAAAGAATTTGTACATGTGCCAAAGTTGCCACAACATTGTCAAATTTATCTCTAGGGAGGTTCGTAGAGAGATTTCTGTAAGGGATGCTGAACAATTTCACCATTTCAAGGGAGGCATCTGCTCTTGCACGGATGAAGCTTATAGGAGCTAG
- the LOC114418131 gene encoding uncharacterized protein LOC114418131: MKFPFSAIVALWFVCDLVLANSRYPEGMYSFDRSSHVTYKYDRMSEVQKQCASVLSASSELRYQYSVTGMKGELSFANGDWRQDGGKFPIMPFDANKSPGTLSGDRAPLNLVSFWVSDVDHDHRLKKLIPINGFMVIGITRDGNFVDNAYDVNAEFQLWPSHSQLSIPFQGIYTESKKNGGERVLCLLGNTMLPTREADPANPWEWMKNPSDIPLSEDDQIMLVLRYPMAFTLTNRMISGELRSLNRESNSKFFDVVHISSQLGKSAKYAFGSQQIVSKACNPYPFKDNLTDDGISVYQGVRFCEILEEITRDKPLSVVSNWRCNGTDDFCSKLGPFLSVEGIKSTDGGFQDVKLYMQDVICERATSKSNTGSARVSTVFRAVSPSENQYTAAKRSGPSNTSLAAEGIWKPSSGQLCMVGCLGLVDAGGSSCNTRICMYIPTTFSLKQHSIILGTLSPINNSSAFFPLSFEQLVLPYELWNYFKLTNPNYSYSKINLAGTVLEKNEPFSFTTVIKKSLLTFPKLEDNEAYQDSLSVLSEDLTFHVSGFPDPVPNVLAPKVDIQMEILSIGPLFGRYLYTKNSSESEQETPDLAKAAEYTEKQLLINVSAQLSLTGKGYSNFSVLFLEGLYDPHVGKLYLIGCRDVRAPWKVLYQSYDLEAGMDCLIQVVVAYPPTTTRWLVDPRATISIESQRTDDDALRFDPIKLKTFPIIYRKQREDVLSRRGVEGILRILTLSFAIGCILSQLFYIQQNVDSLSYISLVVLGVQALGYSIPLVTGAEALFKKMVSESYDVSSSELESSEWLHVIDYTVKLLLIVSLLVTLRLFQKVWKSRIRLQMRTPLEPHRVPSDKLIFLCTVTIHVIGYVIVLMIHGTKTSQKALIAKTYLVDGRNSHSLPGWATDLEEYVGLVEDFFLLPQIIGNLVWHIDCKPLRKLYFIGITLVRLLPHIYDYIRAPVPNPYFSEDSEFVNPNLDFYSKFGDIAIPVTAIILAIVVYIQQRWGYEKLSQFLTFGQYKLLPTFRYQRLSSRAGESELVPGINGAAVKENEQVDVE, from the coding sequence ATGAAGTTTCCGTTTTCAGCCATTGTTGCTCTTTGGTTTGTTTGTGACCTTGTTCTGGCAAATTCACGCTACCCTGAGGGAATGTATAGTTTTGATAGGAGCTCTCATGTAACCTATAAGTATGATCGAATGAGTGAAGTTCAGAAACAATGTGCCTCTGTGTTATCTGCTTCATCTGAATTGAGATATCAATATAGTGTTACTGGTATGAAAGGAGAGCTTTCTTTTGCGAATGGGGATTGGAGGCAGGATGGGGGTAAGTTTCCCATAATGCCATTTGATGCCAACAAATCTCCTGGGACCTTGTCTGGAGACCGTGCTCCGTTGAACTTGGTTTCTTTTTGGGTATCGGATGTTGATCATGACCACCGGTTGAAGAAGTTGATTCCTATCAATGGTTTCATGGTGATAGGAATTACTCGAGACGGTAATTTTGTGGACAATGCATATGATGTGAATgctgaatttcagttatggccCAGCCATTCTCAGCTCTCAATTCCCTTCCAAGGGATTTACACTGAATCCAAGAAAAATGGTGGGGAAAGGGTGTTGTGTTTGTTAGGGAACACTATGCTTCCAACTCGAGAGGCTGACCCTGCCAACCCGTGGGAATGGATGAAGAACCCCAGTGATATACCGTTGTCAGAAGATGATCAAATTATGCTAGTTCTTCGCTATCCCATGGCATTCACTCTAACAAACAGGATGATTAGTGGAGAGTTAAGAAGTTTGAACCGTGAATCCAATTCTAAATTCTTTGATGTGGTTCACATATCTTCGCAGTTGGGCAAGTCAGCAAAGTATGCATTTGGCTCCCAACAAATTGTATCCAAAGCATGCAATCCATACCCATTTAAGGATAACCTGACGGATGATGGCATTAGTGTCTACCAAGGGGTGAGGTTTTGTGAAATCCTTGAAGAAATTACTAGAGACAAACCTTTATCTGTTGTTTCAAACTGGAGATGCAATGGCACAGATGATTTCTGCAGTAAATTAGGTCCTTTTTTGTCAGTTGAGGGAATCAAATCAACTGATGGAGGCTTTCAAGATGTTAAACTTTATATGCAGGATGTTATCTGTGAGCGAGCAACTAGTAAGAGTAATACTGGTTCTGCTAGGGTATCAACGGTTTTTAGAGCAGTTTCTCCATCAGAGAATCAGTATACTGCAGCAAAAAGGTCTGGGCCCAGCAACACGTCTCTTGCCGCCGAAGGGATTTGGAAGCCTTCTAGTGGGCAGCTTTGCATGGTTGGTTGCCTTGGACTTGTTGATGCTGGAGGTAGTAGCTGTAATACTCGGATCTGTATGTATATTCCTACCACTTTTTCCTTGAAGCAACATAGTATTATTTTGGGAACTTTGTCTCCCATTAATAACAGTAGTGCCTTCTTTCCCCTATCATTTGAGCAACTTGTGCTACCTTACGAACTCTGGAATTATTTCAAGCTCACTAACCCAAATTACAGTTACTCTAAAATTAATTTGGCTGGTACTGTCCTAGAAAAAAATGAGCCCTTCAGTTTTACAACTGTCATTAAGAAATCATTGCTAACATTTCCCAAACTTGAAGATAATGAGGCATACCAAGATAGCCTGTCTGTTCTTTCAGAAGATCTCACTTTTCATGTCTCTGGTTTTCCTGACCCTGTGCCTAATGTCCTGGCCCCAAAAGTCGATATTCAAATGGAAATTCTCTCCATTGGTCCCTTGTTTGGGCGCTATTTGTATACTAAAAATAGTTCGGAATCTGAACAGGAAACACCAGATCTTGCCAAGGCTGCTGAATATACAGAAAAACAGCTTCTTATAAATGTATCTGCACAGCTCAGTCTTACTGGAAAAGGTTATAGTAATTTTTCTGTGCTTTTTCTGGAGGGTCTTTATGATCCACATGTGGGAAAGTTGTATCTAATTGGTTGCAGAGATGTGCGAGCACCATGGAAGGTCTTATATCAGAGCTATGACCTTGAGGCTGGAATGGACTGTTTGATTCAGGTGGTTGTGGCTTATCCTCCTACCACAACTCGGTGGCTAGTCGATCCCAGAGCTACAATTTCGATAGAAAGTCAAAGGACTGATGACGATGCCCTTCGATTCGATCCAATAAAGCTCAAAACATTTCCAATCATATACAGGAAACAACGTGAGGATGTTCTCTCACGCAGAGGTGTTGAAGGGATTCTCCGAATCTTGACGCTTTCATTTGCCATCGGGTGCATTTTAAGCCAACTGTTTTATATACAACAGAATGTGGATTCTCTTTCCTATATATCTCTTGTGGTGCTAGGTGTTCAAGCTCTTGGGTATAGCATTCCTCTGGTCACAGGTGCAGAAGCTCTTTTTAAGAAAATGGTTTCTGAATCTTATGATGTGTCATCTAGTGAATTGGAGAGCAGTGAGTGGCTCCATGTCATTGATTACACTGTGAAACTGCTACTGATTGTATCATTGCTAGTAACTCTGCGACTTTTTCAAAAGGTATGGAAGTCTCGCATCAGATTGCAAATGCGTACCCCTCTTGAGCCACATCGTGTCCCCAGTgataaattgatatttctttGTACCGTCACCATACATGTGATAGGGTATGTAATTGTTCTAATGATTCATGGCACAAAGACCAGCCAGAAGGCTCTTATAGCAAAGACTTATTTGGTTGATGGAAGAAATTCTCATTCATTGCCGGGTTGGGCAACAGACCTGGAAGAATATGTAGGTCTTGTTGAAGACTTTTTCTTGCTTCCTCAAATTATTGGGAACTTAGTCTGGCATATCGATTGCAAACCTCTCagaaaactatattttattggAATCACTCTGGTCAGACTTCTTCCTCACATATATGACTACATTCGAGCTCCAGTTCCAAATCCTTACTTTTCTGAGGACTCTGAATTTGTCAATCCTAATTTGGATTTTTACTCAAAATTTGGGGATATTGCCATTCCTGTGACTGCTATTATTCTTGCAATTGTGGTCTATATTCAACAAAGATGGGGCTATGAGAAGCTGAGTCAGTTTCTGACATTTGGGCAGTATAAGCTTCTCCCAACTTTCAGATACCAAAGGTTGTCTTCTAGGGCTGGTGAATCCGAACTAGTTCCTGGTATCAATGGTGCTGCTGTAAAAGAGAATGAGCAAGTTGATGTAGAATGA
- the LOC114418126 gene encoding ADP,ATP carrier protein 1, chloroplastic-like has product MDAVVQTRGLLSLPTNPKTRVSHHLHPSHGLKHRFLSLKPKPLSAPSLSAAAAKFHPFGPKPQNLFICRAEAAAAADGPAQPAFGEAEVAEKPKLLGIEITTLKKIIPLGLMFFCILFNYTILRDTKDVLVITARGSSAEIIPFLKTWVNLPMAVGFMLLYTKLSNVLSKQALFYTVILPFIAFFGAFGFVLYPLSNYIHPEAFADKLLNILGPRFLGPLAIMRIWSFCLFYVMAELWGSVVISVLFWGFANQITTIEEAKRFYPLFGLGANVALIFSGRTVKYFSNLRQNLGPGVDGWAISLKAMMSIVVGMGFAICFLYWWVNNYVPLPTRSKKKKEKPKMGTMESLKFLVSSKYIRDLATLVVAYGISINLVEVTWKSKLKAQFPSPNEYSSFMGDFSTATGIATFTMMLVSQFIFDKYGWGVAATITPTVLLLTGVGFFSLILFGGPLAPGLASIGMTPLLAAVYVGALQNIFSKSAKYSLFDPCKEMAYIPLDEDTKVKGKAAIDVVCNPLGKSGGALIQQFMILTFGSLANSTPYLGGVLLLIVSAWLAAAKSLDTQFTALRKEEELEKEMERAAAVKIPVVAETESGNGSLATGSPLNPSSGDSSSSPSEASTPRN; this is encoded by the exons ATGGACGCCGTCGTTCAAACCAGAGGCCTTCTCTCTCTCCCCACCAACCCCAAAACCAGGGTTTCGCATCATCTGCATCCATCTCACGGCCTCAAACACcgttttctctctctaaaacccAAACCCCTCTCCGCCCCTTCTCTCTCCGCCGCCGCCGCCAAATTTCACCCCTTTGGCCCAAAGCCCCAAAATTTATTCATCTGCCGGGCCGAGGCCGCTGCCGCCGCAGATGGGCCTGCCCAGCCCGCCTTCGGGGAAGCCGAGGTCGCCGAAAAACCCAAACTTTTGGGAATCGAGATCACCACCTTGAAGAAAATCATCCCTCTCGGTTTGATGTTCTTCTGCATCCTGTTCAATTACACGATTCTGAGAGACACAAAGGATGTTCTGGTTATAACTGCCAGAGGGAGCAGTGCGGAGATTATACCCTTTCTCAAAACGTGGGTGAACCTTCCCATGGCCGTTGGGTTCATGTTGTTGTACACAAAGTTGTCCAATGTTTTGTCAAAGCAAGCTCTTTTCTACACCGTGATTCTTCCATTCATTGCTTTCTTTGGGGCTTTCGGGTTTGTGTTGTACCCTCTCAGCAATTATATTCACCCTGAGGCATTTGCGGACAAGCTTCTCAACATCCTCGGACCTAGGTTCCTTGGGCCCCTTGCGATAATGAGAATTTGGAGCTTCTGTTTGTTTTATGTCATGGCTGAGTTGTGGGGGAGTGTGGTTATTTCCGTACTCTTTTGGGGGTTTGCTAATCAG ATAACTACTATTGAAGAAGCAAAACGATTCTACCCACTGTTCGGACTCGGGGCCAATGTAGCCCTTATTTTCTCTGGCCGGACAGTCAAATACTTTTCTAATCTGAGGCAGAATTTAGGTCCTGGAGTTGATGGTTGGGCCATCTCTCTGAAAGCAATGATGAGCATAGTTGTGGGTATGGGGTTTGCAATCTGTTTCCTGTACTGGTGGGTGAACAATTATGTTCCTCTTCCTACTCGtagcaagaagaagaag GAGAAGCCCAAAATGGGAACAATGGAGAGCTTGAAGTTCTTGGTGTCTTCAAAGTACATCAGAGATCTTGCCACTTTAGTGGTTGCTTATGGAATCAGCATCAATCTTGTTGAGGTTACCTGGAAGTCTAAGCTCAAAGCTCAG TTTCCTAGTCCCAATGAGTACTCTTCTTTTATGGGTGACTTCTCAACTGCAACTGGAATTGCCACATTCACAATGATGCTTGTCAGCCAATTTATATTTGACAAGTATGGATGGGGAGTTGCTGCCACGATCACCCCTACAGTCCTGCTTCTGACAGGAGTTGGTTTCTTTTCTCTTATATTGTTTGGGGGCCCGCTTGCACCCGGTCTTGCGAGTATTGGAATGACTCCACTTCTAGCAGCTGTATATGTGGGTGCCTTGCAGAACATATTTAGCAAGAGTGCCAAGTACAGCTTATTTGATCCCTGCAAAGAAATGGCCTATATTCCATTGGATGAGGATACCAAG GTTAAAGGGAAGGCAGCCATTGATGTTGTGTGCAACCCATTGGGGAAGTCTGGAGGTGCCCTCATCCAGCAATTTATGATATTGACTTTTGGGTCACTAGCTAATTCAACCCCATACTTGGGAGGAGTGCTTCTGCTGATTGTTTCTGCCTGGCTAGCAGCGGCAAAATCCTTGGATACCCAATTTACTGCATTGCGTAAAGAGGAAGAACTCGAGAAAGAGATGGAACGAGCAGCCGCTGTCAAGATACCAGTGGTGGCTGAGACTGAGAGTGGAAATGGTTCTCTTGCAACTGGTTCACCACTGAATCCATCCTCAGGTGACTCCTCAAGCAGTCCATCTGAAGCCTCAACTCCTCGCAATTAA
- the LOC114419206 gene encoding coleoptile phototropism protein 1-like: protein MPNTVPTTATSSSSTSLFELLTEMKKQSCPESLILQAKSPSQFSSECWFDDACILDMDYFVKTLSGIKAKGVRADLIGFIITHYASKWLPDLSAGDMAEKGLTQFEESPESVTASWMKKRFFVETLVGVLPPEKDAIPCNFLLRLLRTANMVGVEGTYRQELEKRISWQLDQASLKELVIPSFSHTCGTLLDVELVIRLVKRFVSLDSEGAKSVASLVKVAKLVDSYLAEAAVDANLSFNDFVTLAAALPSHARATDDGLYRAIDTYLKAHPGVSKQERKGLCRLIDSRKLTAEASLHAAQNERFPVRAVIQVLLSEQSKLNRHVDWSGSLVCVTRSPGGLDLPTRCLSKREVNAQQLEIRRLKEDVYRLQSHCNAMQAQMERMVVEKKKGFFKWKKFAFGKSEHDKMEQELQGNGMYTPADLKTRLVNAKDTSKNNTHKWRKSMS, encoded by the exons ATGCCCAACACAGTGCCTACTACAGCAACCAGTTCCTCCTCTACTAGTCTGTTTGAGCTTCTCACCGAAATGAAGAAGCAATCCTGTCCAGAATCACTCATCTTACAAGCAAAATCTCCCTCCCAATTCTCCTCCGAATGCTGGTTCGACGATGCATGCATCTTGGACATGGATTACTTCGTCAAGACCCTTTCTGGCATCAAGGCTAAAGGCGTTCGTGCAGACCTTATTGGCTTCATCATCACACACTACGCCTCCAAATGGCTCCCTGACCTCTCCGCAG GTGACATGGCCGAAAAGGGTCTCACCCAATTCGAGGAATCGCCCGAAAGCGTAACAGCTTCGTGGATGAAGAAGAGATTCTTCGTGGAAACCTTGGTGGGTGTTCTGCCTCCTGAGAAGGATGCAATTCCATGCAACTTCCTCCTTCGGCTTCTGAGAACGGCCAACATGGTTGGGGTTGAGGGTACCTACAGGCAAGAGCTTGAGAAGCGTATTTCGTGGCAGTTGGACCAGGCTTCCTTGAAGGAGTTGGTGATTCCATCTTTCAGCCACACTTGTGGGACTCTATTGGATGTTGAGCTGGTCATTAGGCTGGTTAAGAGGTTTGTGAGTTTGGATAGTGAGGGAGCTAAGAGCGTTGCTTCTTTGGTTAAGGTGGCTAAGTTGGTTGATTCCTACCTGGCTGAGGCTGCTGTGGATGCCAATTTGAGCTTCAACGACTTCGTTACACTTGCTGCAGCTCTTCCAAGCCATGCAAGAGCAACGGATGATGGCTTGTACAGAGCCATTGATACTTATCTAAAA GCACATCCAGGAGTGTCAAAGCAAGAAAGGAAGGGCCTGTGCAGGCTAATAGACAGCAGAAAACTGACAGCAGAGGCCTCACTTCACGCAGCACAAAACGAACGGTTCCCAGTGAGAGCAGTGATTCAGGTGCTACTCTCTGAGCAGAGCAAGCTGAACCGGCATGTGGATTGGAGTGGCTCGTTGGTGTGTGTAACAAGAAGCCCTGGAGGGTTGGACTTACCAACACGGTGTCTGTCGAAGCGCGAGGTGAATGCTCAACAACTCGAGATTAGAAGGCTGAAGGAAGATGTGTACAGGCTGCAAAGCCATTGCAATGCCATGCAGGCACAGATGGAGAGAATGGTGGTGGAAAAGAAGAAAGGCTTCTTCAAGTGGAAGAAGTTTGCATTTGGCAAGAGTGAGCATGACAAAATggaacaagagcttcaaggaaATGGAATGTACACGCCTGCGGACCTTAAAACTAGATTGGTCAATGCTAAAGATACTAGTAAGAATAATACTCACAAGTGGAGGAAATCCATGTCATGA